One window of the Candidatus Cloacimonadaceae bacterium genome contains the following:
- a CDS encoding chitobiase/beta-hexosaminidase C-terminal domain-containing protein, translating into MKKLLVLLTLLCSTFYLNAARKALVIGNGDYGQNSLSNAAKDARDFAQVLTSVGFKVTLKTDVELKEFEHTVDTFTASLKAVDEVVFYFSGHGIQYSGENFLIPARSDPKSEKDLKWDAMNANRISEYLNKAMVSIMILDCCRDNPFRNVRSSARGMATIEVIPGMQCVFYSTASGKTAEDGRGENSPFTAALLKFVAIPDLELDEVFRNVSKQVKEDTSNRQTPFRSGNLDEYFYFAKSSPVEERKPLDKPAEIPVAIPILSPAGGSYNTAQKVAITCATNGAAIRYTTNNTEPNAASTVYSSPLTVSNTTTIKAKGFKDGWTASPTASATYTITSSGTVATPTFNPLGEAYATAQSVSLSCATDGATIRYTTNNTEPTATSTLYSNPLTVSNTTTIKAKGFKDGWTASPTANATYIISSTPGQMIFVQGDSFKMGSNDGESDEKPVHQVTVSSYYIGKYEVTQKEWTAVM; encoded by the coding sequence ATGAAGAAACTCCTGGTTTTATTGACGCTGCTCTGCAGCACGTTCTATCTGAATGCAGCCCGCAAGGCACTGGTGATCGGCAATGGCGATTATGGGCAGAATTCTCTGTCCAATGCCGCTAAGGATGCCCGTGATTTTGCCCAGGTGCTCACATCGGTCGGTTTTAAAGTGACACTGAAGACCGATGTGGAGTTGAAGGAATTCGAGCATACCGTGGATACTTTCACAGCCTCGCTCAAAGCAGTGGACGAGGTAGTGTTTTATTTCAGCGGACACGGGATACAATATAGTGGGGAAAACTTCCTGATCCCCGCCCGTTCTGATCCAAAGAGCGAAAAAGACCTGAAATGGGATGCCATGAATGCAAACCGTATTTCCGAATACTTGAATAAAGCCATGGTTTCAATCATGATCCTGGATTGCTGCCGGGACAATCCCTTTCGCAATGTGCGTTCCAGCGCTCGCGGCATGGCGACTATCGAAGTAATACCCGGTATGCAGTGCGTTTTCTATAGCACCGCCAGTGGAAAAACCGCTGAAGACGGGAGAGGAGAAAACAGTCCTTTCACGGCAGCTTTGCTCAAGTTCGTGGCTATCCCGGATTTGGAATTGGATGAAGTGTTTCGCAATGTATCCAAGCAAGTGAAGGAAGACACAAGTAATAGGCAAACCCCTTTCAGGAGCGGTAATCTGGATGAGTATTTCTATTTTGCCAAATCATCCCCTGTGGAGGAAAGAAAACCGCTCGATAAACCGGCAGAAATACCGGTAGCCATACCCATCTTAAGTCCGGCAGGAGGATCATACAACACTGCGCAGAAGGTAGCGATAACATGTGCTACCAACGGAGCAGCAATCAGATACACCACAAATAATACGGAACCAAATGCCGCATCAACTGTGTACAGCAGCCCGCTAACAGTCTCAAACACCACCACGATCAAAGCCAAAGGTTTCAAAGACGGCTGGACAGCCAGCCCAACTGCGAGTGCAACCTATACCATAACATCATCAGGAACGGTAGCCACGCCTACCTTCAATCCTTTGGGAGAGGCTTATGCAACTGCGCAAAGTGTATCACTAAGCTGTGCTACCGACGGAGCCACAATTCGATATACTACAAACAATACGGAACCCACTGCCACATCAACTTTGTACAGCAACCCGCTAACAGTCTCAAACACCACCACGATCAAAGCCAAGGGTTTCAAGGACGGCTGGACAGCCAGCCCAACTGCGAATGCGACCTACATTATTAGCTCTACTCCCGGTCAGATGATCTTTGTGCAGGGCGACTCTTTTAAGATGGGATCGAATGATGGTGAGAGCGATGAAAAACCTGTGCATCAGGTGACGGTATCATCCTATTACATCGGAAAATATGAGGTTACGCAAAAAGAATGGACTGCGGTGATG